From the genome of Procambarus clarkii isolate CNS0578487 chromosome 53, FALCON_Pclarkii_2.0, whole genome shotgun sequence:
TACAGAGCCCTGTTCCTAAGTGTCCTACAGAGCCCTGTTCTTAAGTGTCCTACAGAGCCCTGTTCTTAAGTGTCCTACAGAGCCCTGTTCTTAAGTGTCCTACAGAGCCCTGTTCTTAAGTGTCCTACAGAGCCCTGTTCTTAAGTGTCCTACAGAGCCCTGTTCTTAAGTGTCCTACAGAGCCCTGTTCTTAAGTGTCCTACAGAGCCCTGTTCCTAAGTGTCCTACAGAGCCCTGTTCTTAAGTGTCCTACAGAGCCCTGTTCTTAAGTGTCCTACAGAGCCCTGTTCTTAAGTGTCCTACAGAGCCCTGTTCTTGAGTGTGCTACAGAGCCCTGTTCTTGAGTGTGCTACAGAGCCCTGTTCTTGAGTGTGCTACATAGCCCTGTTCTTGAGTGTGCTACAGAGCCCTGTTCTTGAGTGTGCTACAGAGCCCTGTTCTTGAGTGTGCTACAGAGCCCTGTTCTTAAGTGTGCTACAGAGCCCTGTTCTTGAGTGTCCTACAGAGCCCTGTTCTTAAGTGTCCTACAGAGCCCTGTTCTTAAGTGTGCTACAGAGCCCTGTTCTTGAGTGTCCTACAGAGCCCTGTTCTTAAGTGTCCTACAGAGCCCTGTTCTTAAGTGTGCTACAGAGCCCTATTCTTAAGTGTCCTACAGAGCCCTGTTCTTAAGTGTGCTACAGAGCGTTGTTCTTAAGTGTGCTACAGAGCCCAGTTCTTAAGTGTCCTACAGAACCCTGTTCTTAAGTGTGGTGCAGAGCCCTGTTCTTAAGTGTGCAACAGAGCCCTGTTCTTAAGTGTGCTACAGGGCCCTGTTCTAAAGTGTGCTACAGAGCCCTGTTCTTAAGTGTGCTACAGAGCCAAGTTCTTAAATGTGCTACAGAGCCCTGTTCTAAAGTGTGCTACAGAGCCCTGTTCTTAAGTGTGCTACAGAGCCAAGTTCTTAAGTGTGCAACAGACCCCTGTTCTAAAGTGTGCAACAGACCCCTGTTCTAAAGTGTGCAACAGACCCCAGTTCTAAAGTGTGCTACAGACCCCTGTTCTAAAGTGTGCTACAGAGCCCTGTTCTTAAGTGTGCAACAGAGCCCTGTTCTTAAGTGTGCTACAGAGCCCTGTTCTTAAGTGTGCAACAGAGCCCTGTTCTTAAGTGTGCTACAGAGCCCAGTTCTTAAGTGttctacaaaaccctgttcttaagtgtGCTACAGAGCCCAGTTCGTAAGTGTGCTACAGAGCCCTGTTCTTAAGTGTGCTACAGAGCCAAGTTCTTAAGTGTGCTACAGAGCCCTGTTCTTAAGTGTGCTACAGAGCCCTGTTCTTAAGTGTGCTACAGAGCCCAGTTCTTAAGTGttctacaaaaccctgttcttaagtgtGGTGCAGAGCCCTGTTTTTAAGTATGCTACAGGGCCCTGTTGTTAAGTGTGCAACAGGCCCCTGTTCTTAAGTGTGCAACAGGCCCCTGTTCTTAAGTGTGCAACAGGCCCCTGTTCTTAAGTGTGCAACAGGCCCCTGTTCTTAAGTGTGCAACAGGCCCCTGTTCTTAAGTGTGCAACAGGCCCCTGTTCTTAAGTGTGCAACAGGCCCCTGTTCTTAAGTGTGCAACAGGCCCCTGTTCTTAAGTGTGCAACAGGCCCCTGTTCTTGAGTGTGCAACAGAGCCCTGTTCTTAAGTGTGCTACAGAGCCCTGTTCTTAAGTGTGCTACAGAGCCCTGTTATTAAGTGTGCTACAGAGCCCTGTTCTTCAATGTGCTACAGAGCCCTGTTCTTAAGTGTGCAACAGGCCCCTGTTCTTAAGTGTGCAACAGGCCCCTGTTCTTGAGTGTGCAACAGAGCCCTGTTCTTAAGTGTGCTACAGAGCCCTGTTCTTAAGTATGCTACAGAGCCCTGTTATTAAGTGTGCTACAGAGCCCTGTTCTTCAATGTGCTACAGAGCCCTGTTCTTAAGTGTGCTACAGGGCCCTGTTCTTCAATGTGCTACAGGGCCCTGTTCTTAAGTGTGCTACAGGGCCCTGTTCTTAAGTGTGCTACAGGGCCCTGTTCTTAAGTGTGCTACAGAGCCCTGTTATTAAGTGTGCTACAGAGCCCTGTTCTTCAATGTGCTACAGAGCCCTGTTCTTAAGTGTGCTACAGGGCCCTGTTCTTCAATGTGCTACAGGGCCCTGTTCTTAAGTGTGCAACAGGCCTCTATTCTTAAGTGTGCAAAAGGCCCCTGTTCTTAAGTGTGCAACAGGCCCCTGTTCTTAAGTGTGCAACAGGCCCCTGTTCTTAAGTGTGCTACAGAGCCCTGTTCTTAAGTGTGCTACAGAGCCCTGTTATTAAGTGTGCTACAGAGCCCTGTTCTTCAATGTGCTACAGAGCCCTGTTCTTAAGTGTGCTACAGGGCCCTGTTCTTAAGTGTGCTACAGGGCCCTGTTCTTCAATGTGCTACAGGGCCCTGTTCTTAAGTGTGCAACAGGCCTCTATTCTTAAGTGTGCAACAGGCCCCTGTTCTTAAGTGTGCAACAGGCCCCTGTTCTTAAGTGTGCAACAGGCCCCTGTTCTTAAGTGTGCAACAGGCCCCTGTTCTTAAGTGTGCAACAGGCCCCTGTTCTTAAGTGTGCAACAGGCCCCTGTTCTTAAGTGTGCAACAGGCCCCTGTTCTTAAGTGTGCAACAAAGCCGGTTCAAACCCCCAACAGCAATATAGTGAACACAAAAAACAATAACACGGGCCAAGCCGCACTTCACCAATTACCCAAAAACATGAATAAAAATATGGACAGAAGGTGGCACTGCAATCACAGTGCAATACAGTGATTGCAGCACACAATACTGTGTACTGCAAGCACAGTGCAATACAGTGATTGCAGCACACAATACTGTGTACTGCAATCACAGTGCAATACAGTGATTGCAGCACACAATACTGTGTACTGCAAGCACAGTGCAATACAGTGATTGCAGCACACAATACTGTGTACTGCAAGCACGTGAATgcaatatttaataaaatatgaagAGGAATGCATGCAGGCAGGAGACaccagagggggggaggggggggggagtattgaTCTCTCTGGCTATCATGTGACATTCTTACGGTGGGTGTttgtagtgtggtgagggtgtgtggtggtggtggtgtttgttgtgtggtggtgagagtgtttgtgtgtggtggtgagtgtgtttgtgtgtgtgtgtgtggtggtgagggtgtttgtgtgtgtgtgtgtggtggtgagggtgtttgtgtgtgtgtgtgtgtggtggtgagtgtgtttgtgtttgtgtgtttgtgtgtggtggtgagagtgtttgtgtgtggtggtgagtgtgtttgtgtgtgtgtgtgtggtggtgagggtgtttgtgtttgtgtgtgtgtgtgtgtggtggtgagggtgtttgtgtgtgtgtgtgtgtgtgtggtggtgagtgtgtgtgtgtgtgtgtgtggtggtgagggtgtgtgtgtgtgtgtgtgtggtggtgagggtgtttgtgtgtgtgtgtggtggtgagggtgtttgtgtgtgtgtgtggtggtgagggtgtttgtgtgtgcgtgtgtgtgtgtggtggtgagggtgtttgtgtgtgtgtgtggtggtgagggtgtttgtgtgtgtgtgtggtggtgagggtgtttgtgtgtgtgtgtgtgtgtgtgtgtgtgtgtgtggtgagggtgtttgtgtgtgtgtgtgtgtgtgtgtgtgtgtgtgtgtgtgtgtgtgtgtgtgtgtgtgtgtggtggtgagagtgtttgagtgtgtggtggtaatggggtCTTGAATACTGTGGAAAATATCCCCAGTACAATGATAGGTATACTTTATATGGAGTCTACCAAAGGTAAACTGCCGCCCGATGGACGCCTCTTATTGGCGCCATAAAGGCGGGCTGTCGGCGCCAAGCTGCGACGCCGCTAACAATGGCTTTATTTTGATCCAATATTTGTGTTCATGGTTCGAGGTAGTGGAGTCTATAAAGGCTCTCGGGATTTGCTGGTGTCATACATATGGAACAACATGAGTTACGAATAGGCAAGAACTATGCAGAAATATAATAGATACGAATATGTTGTCAAAcacgaaattaaccttaattcaGAAGGCTGCaataatcaattgcaaaatttcgtctaaagtgtggtatttgtctcacagtTTTCTAATTGATAAAAAAACTGCTATggagattgacaaaactatttttatAAATGAATGATATGGTAGATATCAACTAATTAAACGGATTACACTAttgtaaaggtgagaaaaacagtGGAATtggaatactgaatgtgtaccataagtcataACACTTAAGTTTGTGTTACCTTTTGAAATGAACTAATGCAAACGAATAGTGTAAATGCGATAGGACATTATTTTTTGCAAAATACGTGTTAGCTACTTGATAAATatcccagagtatactgaccatgatacatatcccagagtatactgaccatgatacatatcccagagtatactgaccataataaatatgccagagtatactgaccataataaatatgccagagtatactgaccataataaatatgccagagtatactgaccataataaatatgccagagtatactgaccataataaatatgccagagtatactgactatGCCTTTATTTCACCTCACTTATATTATTGAGCACATAATATTCTCAggcggatttgtaatattgaaggtcATTAACAGTAAACACGTGTATGATGTTCTGCTGCCACATATAGTTCCTAGAATAGAAGAGTCCTATCCACTCTTTAACTGGCAAGTAATAtggcaaaccttcatgttaaatttattgccccaaaacaacgtgaactattttatggctatattcatgagacccttccTACCAATGATAGGTTGTTAATGTTGGACAATAAagacaacaataggtgtgaccaatgtactgaattGAGAACTGAgattgagaataatatgcatatattttgttTCTGTaggcagaaagttgttcttgtaaactggtttacagacactcttaaagctttatgtggaccaagcattagagtggatttaatgaggtttttaatatttcacattgacataaaatgcaagaaaattaagaatacaataattatgctactttctgattacattttgtgTGTGTATAGGCAGGCAGGATCAAGTAGAACATTTGGGGTTTACAGCCCGTGCTttgtgatgatatggaaaattggtttactgagaattatataatatatatatatatatatatatatatatatatatatatatatatatatatatatatatacatatatatatatatatatatatatatatatatatatatatatatatatatatatatatattagtaatacTAATTGTAGCTTATCAAATGTACCTTAACCTAATGCTAAAGTGTTAACTAGAAGTAATAAGTATATTAGTGATCAATTAATAAATAACACGAACACTTCCACAAACTCTCGGTTGACTAGAGGGAGAGACACTACATTCCCTTCCTGCCTTGCTCCCTATTCTTAATACCAGGGCCGCCCTGTTCTTAATACCAGGGCCGCCCTGTTCTTAATACCAGGGCGGATACAGTGGTTTTCCCCAGAATTACAAGGTTATTGATCGTATGACCAAGCACGAAGTGCTTGGTCATACGATCAATAATTGTTCACGGGATATTTAAACCTACATACGAAGTTGTGAGGTGTTGACTAACATGAATATGGACACGATCTTGTGGTGCCAGAAGCCACTTTAGCCACCAGGCCGGGGGCCATTATGTCCCCAGGTCGGGGACCATCATGTCCCCAGGCCGGGGGCCATTATGTCCCCAGGTCGGGGACCATCATGTCCCCAGGCCGGGGGCCATCATGTCCCCAGGCCGGGGGCCATCATGTCCCCAGGCCGGGGGCCATCATGGCCCCAGGCCGGGGGCCATCATGGCCCCAGACCGGGGGCCATCATGTCCCCAGGTCGGGGACCATCATGTCCCCAGGCCGGGGGCCATCATGGCCCCAGGCCGGGGGCCATCATGTCCCCAGGTCGGGGACCATCATATCCCCAGGCCGGGGGCCATCATGTCCCCAGGCCGGGGGCCATCATGCCCCAGGCCGGGGGCCATCATGTCCCCAGGTCGGGGACCATCATATCCCCAGGCCGGGGGCCATCATGTCCCCAGGCCGGGGGCCATCATGTCCCCAGGTCGGGGACCATCATGGCCCCAGGCCGGGGACCATCATGTCCCCAGGTCGGGGGCCATCATGTCCCCAGGCCGGGGGCCATCATGTCCCCAGGCCTAGGGCCATCATGGCCCCAGGCCGGGGGCCATCATGTCCCCAGGCCGGGGGCCATCATGTCCCCAGGCCGGGGGCCATCATGTCCCCAGGCCTGGGGCCATCATGGCCCCAGGCCGGGGGCCATCATGTCCCCAGGCCGGGGACCATCATGTCCCCAGGTCGGGGACCATCATATCCCCAGGCCGGGGGCCATCATGTCCCCAGGCCGGGGGCCATCATGGCCCCAGGCCGGGGGCCATCATGTCCCCAGGTCGGGGACCATCATATCCCCAGGCCGGGGACCATCATGTCCCCAGGCCGGGGGCCATCATGTCCCCAGGTCGGGGACCATCATGTCCCCAGGTCGGGGACCATCATGTCCCCAGGCCGGGGACCATCATGTCCCCAGGCCGGGGCCATCATGTCCCCAGGTCGGGGACCATCATGTCCCCAGGCCGGGGACCATCATGTCCCCAGGCCGGGGGCCATCATGTCCCCAGGTCGGGGACCATCATGTCCCCAGGCCGGGGACCATCATGTCCCCAGGCCGGGGGCCATCATGTCCCCAGGTCGGGGACCATCATGTCCCCAGGCCGGGGACCATCATGTCCCCAGGCCGGGGACCATCATGTCCCCAGGCCGGGGGCCATCATGTCCCCAGGTCGGGGACCATCATGTCCCCAGGCCGGGGGCCATCATGTCCCCAGGCCGGGGGCCATCATGTCCCCAGGCCTGGGGCCATCATGGCCCCAGGCCGGGGGCCATCATGTCCCCAGGCCGGGGACCATCATGTCCCCAGGTCGGGGACCATCATATCCCCAGGCCGGGGGCCATCATGTCCCCAGGCCGGGGGCCATCATGGCCCCAGGCCGGGGGCCATCATGTCCCCAGGTCGGGGACCATCATATCCCCAGGCCGGGGACCATCATGTCCCCAGGCCGGGGGCCATCATGTCCCCAGGTCGGGGACCATCATGTCCCCAGGTCGGGGACCATCATGTCCCCAGGCCGGGGACCATCATGTCCCCAGGCCGGGGGCCATCATGTCCCCAGGTCGGGGACCATCATGTCCCCAGGCCGGGGACCATCATGTCCCCAGGCCGGGGGCCATCATGTCCCCAGGTCGGGGACCATCATGTCCCCAGGCCGGGGACCATCATGTCCCCAGGCCGGGGGCCATCATGTCCCCAGGTCGGGGACCATCATGTCCCCAGGCCGGGGACCATCATGTCCCCAGGCCGGGGACCATCATGTCCCCAGGCCGGGGGCCATCATGTCCCCAGGTCGGGGACCATCATGTCCCCAGGCCGGGGACCATCATGTCCCCAGGCCGGGGGCCATCATGTCCCCAGGTCGGGGACCATCATGTCCCCAGGCCGGGGACCATCATGTCCCCAGGCCGGGGGCCATCATGTCCCCAGGTCGGGGACCATCATGGCCCCAGGCCGGGGGCCATCATGTCCCCAGGCCGGGGACCATCATGTCCCCAGGCCGGGGGCCATCATGTCCCCAGGTCGGGGACCATCATGTCCCCAGGTCGGGGACCATCATGTCCCCAGGCCGGGGACCATCATGGCCCCAGGCCGGGGGCCATCATGTCCCCAGGTCGGGGGCCATCATGTCCCCAGGCCGGGGGCCATCATGTCCCCAGGTCGGGGACCATCATGGCCCCAGGCCGGGGACCATCATGTCCCCAGGTCGGGGACCATCATGTCCCCAGGCCGGGGGCCATCATGTCCCCAGGCCGGGGACCATCATGTCCCCAGGCCGGGGGCCATCATGTCCCCAGGCCGGGGGCCATCATGGCCCCAGGCCGGGGACCATCATGTCCCCAGGCCGGGGACCATCATGTCCCCAGGCCGGGGACCATCATGTCCCCAGGCCGGGGACCATCATGTCCCCAGGCCGGGGACCATCATGTCCCCAGGCCAGGGGCCATCATGTCCCCAGGCCGGGGACCTGCATCATGTCCCCAGGCCGGGGACCATCATGTCCCCAGGCCGGGGACCATCATGTCCCCAGGCCGGGGACCATCATGTCCCCAGGCCGGGGACCATCATGTCCCCAGGCCGGGGGCCATCATGTCCCCAGGCCGGGAACCATCATGTCCCCAGGCCGGGGACCATCATGTCCCCAGGCCGGGGACCATCATGTCCCCAGGCCGGGGACCATCATGTCCCCAGGCCGGGGACCATCATGTCCCCAGGCCGGGGACCATCATGTCCCCAGGCCGGGGACCATCATGTCCCCAGGCCGGGGACCATCATGTCCCCAGGCCGGGGACCATCATGTCCCCAGGCCGGGGACCATCATGTCCCCAGGCCGGGGACCATCATGTCCCCAGGCCGGGGACCATCATGTCCCCAGGCCGGGGGCCATCATGTCCCCAGGCCGGGGACCATCATGTCCCCAGGCCGGGGACCATCATGTCCCCAGGCCGGGGACCATCATGTCCCCAGGCCGGGGACCATCATGTCCCCAGGCCGGGGACCATCATGTCCCCAGGCCGGGGACCATCATGTCCCCAGGCCGGGGACCATCATGTCCCCAGGCCGGGGACCATCATGTCCCCAGGCCGGGGGCCATCATGTCCCCAGGCCGGGGACCATCATGTCCCCAGGCCGGGGACCATCATGTCCCCAGGCCGGGGACCATCATGTCCCCAGGCCGGGGACCATCATGTCCCCAGGCCGGGGACCATCATGTCCCCAGGCCGGGGACCATCATGTCCCCAGGCCGGGGACCATCATGTCCCCAGGCCGGGGGCCATCATGTCCCCAGGCCGGGGGCCATCATGTCCCCAGGCCGGGGACCATCATGTCCCCAGGCCGGGGACCATCATGTCCCCAGGCCGGGGACCATCATGTCCCCAGGCCGGGGGCCATCATGTCCCCAGGCCGGGGGCCATCATGTCCCCAGGCCGGGGACCATCATGTCCCCAGGCCGGGGGCCATCATGTCCCCAGGCCGGGGACCATCATGTCCCCAGGCCGGGGGCCATCATGTCCCCAGGTCGGGGGCCATCATGTCCCCAGGCCGGGGACCATCATGTCCCCAGGCCGGGGGCCATCATGTCCCCAGGCCGGGGGCCATCATGTCCCCAGGCCGGGGGCCATCATGTCCCCAGGCCGGGGACCATCATGTCCCCAGGCCGGGGACCATCATGTCCCCAGGCCGGGGGCCATCATGTCCCCAGGCCGGGGGCCATCATGTCCCCAGGCCGGGGACCATCATGTCCCCAGGCCGGGGACCATCATGTCCCCAGGCCGGGGGCCATCATGTCCCCAGGCCGGGGACCATCATGTCCCCAGGTCGGGGGCCATCATGTCCCCAGGCCGGGGGCCATCATGGTCCCAGGCCGGGGGCCATCATGGCCCCAGGCCCCATAATTCATAAGGTTGAATTATGCTCCCATGTAAGAGTTATTggtttgtttttatttattttaattaagttgaatttaaagtctggtggttatggtggaatcttttatctcccctctctctctctctctctctctctccctccctctccctctctctctctctctctctctctctctctctctctctctctctctctctctctctctctctctctccctccctctccctctccctctctctctctctccctctctctctctctctctctctctctctctctctccctccctctccctctctctccctctccctctctctctctctctctctctctctctctctctctctctctctctctctctctctccctctctctctctctctctctctctctctctccctccctccctccctccctccctccctccctctctctctctctctctctctctctctccctctctctctctctctctctctctccctctctctctctctctctctctccctctctctctctctctctctctctccctctctctctctctctctctctctccctctctctctctctctctctctctctctctctctctctctctctctctctctctccctctctctctctctctctctctctctctctctctctctctctctctctctctctctctctcgctttccctCCTCTAATTACTGTGATCATAGGTCAAGGGGCGTACGGAAGTGGTAACGCTGCCCGCACTAACAATTACAGCGCATCACAAACATCAAATCAGCAACGCTGCCACATAAACTGAGATCAGCATCTGCTCCATCCAGAGCTTAGCTGATATTATCCAACTTCACTAGATGCAGTAAATTATaactatacaatatatatatatagggttagTAATAATTACATTATATGAAACACATAAGTCTAAGCTGGCTATTGGAGTCTGAGAGTGTTTATGGTCAAGTGTCGATTCCACTATGTCAGTGGACATAGTGGTTTTCGCCATAGGATTCCACATAGCCTACAGCCTACGCCAGCCTACGTCTGCCCTAAGTGGATGTCACGTCCTCTCTAAACTcctgtacctgcttgatggggctctgggagttcttctactcccccaagcccggcccgaggccaggctcgacttgtgagagtttgctaAGGCAGCTGTTATATTCTCAAAGAAACGTAATTATTTCACTTGTTTGCAAGTTCAACTCTGGAGTTTCAATATTACTTAATGTTGGTGTTATGTATTCCCATGACCGCCCTCATCCACCTCCTTGTTACCATCTATGCTCACTTCACGTCCtggggggcagattcacgaagcagttacgcaagcacttacgaacctgtccatcttttctcaatctttggccgctttgtttacaattattaaacagctaatgagctccgaagcaccaggaggctgtttataacaataactacagttgattggcaagttttcatgcttgtaaactctttaataaatgtaacgaaagccgtcaaagattctggaaagatgtacacgttcgtaagtgcttgcgtaactgcttcgtgaatctagcccctaggTTAGTGTGAGGCGGTAAACCCAGATATTAGTGGTCACGGTGAATGCTTGAAGGGCAGCCTAGTAACACTTCCTTCCCTACATACATTTTTGTCCtctttattataaaaaaaaacacaatatttacaaataaaacaaTCAAATCAATCCTTACTTATCAAACTATATAAGATCAATACAGTGTTAAACAAGCTCAAAGAAAACCATTAAAACAGCTTGAACACTTAATAAGGCAATACAAGTAATCGACTGCATCTCATCCACTAAAACGTGTTTtagttttaaataataaataataaatatataataataaataaataaaataaataaaggtACCGCAAAtacagtgtaataaaaacaagatGTGGAAGTAAAATGATATAACCAAAATACATTTCTCATCACAAACGCCTGAATATGTCAGACGCTCAACCCAAGTTTAACATACTGTTGCGGTTATCTCCTCACGTGACACagcaccgctcttgtgccaggtaagtccactacgggctcaccatagcccgtgctacttgccccactcctgtgccaggtaagttacgggctcaccatagcccgtgctacttgccccactcctgtgccaggtaagttacgggctcaccatagcccgtgctacttgccccactcctgtgccaggtaagttacgggctcaccatagcccgtgctacttggaacttgttctgagtagtttaatctataacaacaacaacaaggttatCTTCTGCATAGCAGCAGTAGATTCGGCCTGTTCCTTATCACCTACATATCAGCATGCTCCAACATCAAGACTCAACATCAAGACTCAacatcagcaacaacaacaatacgtgcCAAAACGTATTATCTAGACACACCttcgccccccctcccctccaccctacCTTCCACGAGACAGCCCACCTGCAGTCTCGGCCGCTACCAGACGCCACCGACAAACTCTCACAAAggtcaaatccacaaggaccgtgacgaggatttgttgtgaatttgttcatttgaggcaTCACGTTAGTGATGTGCGTAAGTCTCACAATGGTCGTTATCTTGCCGGCTTCTCGTCTACAACTCTAGCATTCACGCCAAAATGATATCACTGTCTATATGTACAAAAGTCTTGCCAGCGTCCAGCACAGCAGATTACTCTTCTAGTGCTCAGTGCTTCTACATCTATCCTCGCCTACGGATGATGGTAGACCCACATAGAGTTTTGTATAAAGTATTACCTTCacttttgttattaacgtaaaattTACATGTATATATTTCTCTTTTGTGTTTAAGCCAAGTGGAAAACGGGTTTTGTTTTCATTGTACTTATCATTGTGTGTAAAATTAGtcattttttattatattaaatgtttaaagttttttactctctttttttttttatgcccgcAGTTAACGCACAGTAAAAGGTACCAGCAGTTTTATTTCATTTTTTGTATTAATGTGAGATTGGCGCAACACTTGCCAGAATAGTTACTGCTCTAGTCCAGATCTCGTCACAATACAGAAATATATAACAATTGACAAAAGAAAGAATAACATTACATTGGGTCTCTTCCCCATTCAAACAAATGAAGAAAAAACACCAAATTTACAAAGAAAACAAAAGAGAGGGAGCCAGCCAATACAAGTACTGCATGACAAAGCAATAATCCAAGGAAAAGAAACTACTAATAACATTAAcaggaaaaaataaaataaaaaaaatcatattaaAGAACACACACATAATTGAAACATTATACAAAACCATTTTTCAAATCTAAAACTATAGTACAGGAAAATACAGCAGAAGTCACAAATCTTAAATCAAGAACAGTTTCCAGTAAACACAATAACAATAACACATAACCATAACATTCATAGTGAACAAAtttcaaaacacaagtaaaatatAACAGTGTGAAGGAAGCACGGCAACACGGGCACCCTAAACAACAAGGCATAAAAACAAAAGACAATTACAATACATTCAAGCATAACCATCACATATACATTCATATAACCATAACCACACCATCCCAGCAACATTTGTAAGTCCCAGGCATTGTACCGTCGCCGACCCTGCGAGACCTGGAGGGTCCTGTCCACAGACTATCCCCCCTTCTGTCTCCCTGTCTACAGGCACAATATATAATCCGACAGTAACACCGTCAATGTATTACGAACCTTCACACTGGAGGAGTGGAAACTAAACATCAACAGCCTCAAGGAGCCAACAATGACATGAGCCTCACACAAAGCGGTAATCGTGCCTCTCAACCAGGCCACGAGACCACTTCTATGTTTACAAAAATCAAAAACATGGAGCGGAGT
Proteins encoded in this window:
- the LOC123752209 gene encoding collagen alpha-1(I) chain-like; the encoded protein is MSPGRGPSCPQAGGHYVPRSGTIMSPGRGPSCPQAGGHHVPRPGAIMAPGRGPSWPQTGGHHVPRSGTIMSPGRGPSWPQAGGHHVPRSGTIISPGRGPSCPQAGGHHAPGRGPSCPQVGDHHIPRPGAIMSPGRGPSCPQVGDHHGPRPGTIMSPGRGPSCPQAGGHHVPRPRAIMAPGRGPSCPQAGGHHVPRPGAIMSPGLGPSWPQAGGHHVPRPGTIMSPGRGPSYPQAGGHHVPRPGAIMAPGRGPSCPQVGDHHIPRPGTIMSPGRGPSCPQVGDHHVPRSGTIMSPGRGPSCPQAGAIMSPGRGPSCPQAGDHHVPRPGAIMSPGRGPSCPQAGDHHVPRPGAIMSPGRGPSCPQAGDHHVPRPGTIMSPGRGPSCPQVGDHHVPRPGAIMSPGRGPSCPQAWGHHGPRPGAIMSPGRGPSCPQVGDHHIPRPGAIMSPGRGPSWPQAGGHHVPRSGTIISPGRGPSCPQAGGHHVPRSGTIMSPGRGPSCPQAGDHHVPRPGAIMSPGRGPSCPQAGDHHVPRPGAIMSPGRGPSCPQAGDHHVPRPGAIMSPGRGPSCPQAGDHHVPRPGTIMSPGRGPSCPQVGDHHVPRPGTIMSPGRGPSCPQVGDHHVPRPGTIMSPGRGPSCPQVGDHHGPRPGAIMSPGRGPSCPQAGGHHVPRSGTIMSPGRGPSCPQAGDHHGPRPGAIMSPGRGPSCPQAGGHHVPRSGTIMAPGRGPSCPQVGDHHVPRPGAIMSPGRGPSCPQAGGHHVPRPGAIMAPGRGPSCPQAGDHHVPRPGTIMSPGRGPSCPQAGDHHVPRPGAIMSPGRGPASCPQAGDHHVPRPGTIMSPGRGPSCPQAGDHHVPRPGAIMSPGREPSCPQAGDHHVPRPGTIMSPGRGPSCPQAGDHHVPRPGTIMSPGRGPSCPQAGDHHVPRPGTIMSPGRGPSCPQAGDHHVPRPGTIMSPGRGPSCPQAGDHHVPRPGTIMSPGRGPSCPQAGDHHVPRPGTIMSPGRGPSCPQAGDHHVPRPGTIMSPGRGPSCPQAGDHHVPRPGTIMSPGRGPSCPQAGDHHVPRPGTIMSPGRGPSCPQAGDHHVPRPGAIMSPGRGPSCPQAGDHHVPRPGTIMSPGRGPSCPQAGGHHVPRPGAIMSPGRGPSCPQAGGHHVPRPGTIMSPGRGPSCPQVGGHHVPRPGTIMSPGRGPSCPQAGGHHVPRPGAIMSPGRGPSCPQAGDHHVPRPGAIMSPGRGPSCPQAGDHHVPRPGTIMSPGRGPSCPQAGDHHVPRSGAIMSPGRGPSWSQAGGHHGPRPHNS